From a single Arachis hypogaea cultivar Tifrunner chromosome 3, arahy.Tifrunner.gnm2.J5K5, whole genome shotgun sequence genomic region:
- the LOC112790664 gene encoding RAF-like serine/threonine-protein kinase PRAF isoform X1, producing MAFDQTSVPCDLRSLNVTRAVAEEPLVPPASKPLQTAEYFPPNSVWDHVSSGAVPLVYPASVSDAGLVRIAYGNVTSAIASPTWCVRPAVPVHPSVNPAVGLNYGSGFTNRFMRANAVDLSGSVVVASHGYPINLGNSVSGNGFDNALPGSSRVVGNAVQQIGGAVVPGGIGFGSFLRTDQGSNEGMNDSVSGQKMKLLCSYGGKILPRPCDGKLRYVGGQTRIISVRRGTSFNELAQKMTDTYGQPVVIKYQLPDEDLDALVSVSCPEDLDNMMEEYEKLIERSPDGSAKLRVFLFSASELDPSGVVQFVDLQDNGQKYVEAVNGIIDGISGKLTRKESITSAASTQNSDLSVIEALDGSIAGQADVSQVPSSGMPAGNGTASQDSTSNMKVPESIASVYSDAFVIPLGTSATNSGPMHNPPFHNEVELEKSVPVTLCQEEFGLQHPVKEAPPPAPNLQASDITATNSGPNHRQPFHNELQFEKSVPVTLSQQHIGLQQPGMENPLPALYMHPLIDPFPEVMNNADFFRLPRQMGFSNPELFSKTGSIYSQHQLHENTHGLVSHQVVPAVQMTMAQSSSHAGVHSNAIQPQLLLQMQQNVLDKHSDGNTSGVRIFQLPAEHRYGAYPGQVPSVIVGGSYSWVRAPPPEHVVFPNVLLPQQTLVNPEKTQRSADCYMCQKKLPYAHSHNICAGLVPDSNPSYHNLPMNDNSKAQATNKVVVTTATPEGMVEQVVGTRPMIVSKSELGAVHYKEATVLSCNLGSEPEGERYFSQKPDNLDHQNIIVKETIVGAGEKQLLNAGPTGTAPLPYLDDVVCQHVIPVENWAKEDVIVNKPITADMPLVGCASVETSQCTVQESAKGYTNELTSVVSKADIVENWIAKDHLKPVDLRVEALKIINPESYADKPEVHASYDKVDHSTQCSVEKKGALDNNLSRSRLDVDTNQINTMDVLPSFIMEVPYSNNSRPADYNEVAQPHVPGIPDSNPQSKEGNHKGDVFSSSTSPSVRFGDAQDSSNSLFSNQDPWNIHGSYFPPPRPKKIALEKEHYSYKDQFGENPGNSAEQNVAAPLDNGLAFKQNLTLEDARSAKGSSQDQQLQAVAEGVAASVLHSSIPSNPELHARDVSFLREIEDGYVQNSEIDVQCNSTAQDVESKLPEKANFGFPITDLGALQVIKNCDLEELVELGSGTFGTVYHGKWRGTDVAIKRINDRCFAGKPSEEERLRADFWNEAIKLADLHHPNVVAFYGVVLDGPGGSVATVTEYMVNGSLRNALQKNERNLDKRKRLLIAMDVAFGMEYLHGKNIVHFDLKSDNLLVNLRDPHRPICKVMVSEVGDLGLSKVKCQTLISGGVRGTLPWMAPELLNGSNSLVSEKVDVFSFGIVLWELLTGEEPYADLHYGAIIGGIVSNTLRPPVPETCDPEWRLLMERCWSSETSERPTFTEVANELRQMAAKVSPKGQNQ from the exons ATGGCATTTGATCAAACCTCTGTTCCCTGCGATCTAAGATCACTAAATGTTACTCGAGCTGTCGCCGAAGAGCCACTCGTTCCTCCTGCTAGTAAACCGCTTCAAACTGCagaatatttccctccaaattcgGTTTGGGACCATGTTAGCTCTGGTGCGGTGCCGCTTGTCTACCCTGCGTCTGTCTCTGATGCTGGTTTGGTTAGAATAGCGTACGGAAATGTAACTTCGGCTATTGCTTCTCCTACCTGGTGTGTTCGTCCTGCTGTTCCGGTTCACCCCAGTGTAAACCCCGCTGTTGGGCTTAATTATGGTTCAGGTTTTACCAATCGGTTCATGAGAGCCAATGCCGTTGATCTTTCGGGTAGTGTGGTTGTGGCTTCCCATGGATATCCTATTAATTTGGGAAATTCGGTTTCTGGTAATGGCTTTGATAATGCCCTTCCTGGCAGCAGCAGGGTGGTTGGAAATGCTGTTCAACAGATAGGTGGTGCTGTTGTACCAGGCGGGATTGGTTTTGGTTCCTTTCTCAGAACTGATCAAGGCAGTAACGAGGGCATGAATGACTCAGTATCTGGACAAAAAATGAAGCTATTGTGCAGCTATGGTGGTAAGATTTTGCCTAGACCCTGTGATGGAAAATTGAGGTATGTTGGGGGGCAAACAAGGATCATTAGTGTTAGGAGAGGCACGAGCTTCAATGAATTGGCACAAAAGATGACTGATACATATGGGCAGCCTGTGGTTATCAAGTATCAGCTCCCTGATGAGGATCTTGATGCATTGGTTTCGGTTTCCTGCCCTGAGGATCTTGATAATATGATGGAGGAGTATGAAAAATTGATTGAAAGGTCTCCTGATGGCTCTGCTAAATTAAGGGTCTTTCTGTTTTCTGCTTCAGAACTTGATCCTTCTGGTGTGGTGCAGTTTGTAGACTTACAGGATAATGGGCAAAAATACGTTGAAGCTGTGAATGGAATAATAGATGGGATTAGTGGTAAACTGACAAGGAAAGAGAGTATTACAAGTGCAGCTTCCACCCAGAATTCTGATTTGAGTGTGATAGAAGCTCTTGATGGCTCGATTGCTGGTCAAGCCGATGTCAGTCAAGTGCCTTCATCTGGCATGCCTGCGGGAAATGGAACTGCTTCTCAGGATTCTACTTCAAACATGAAGGTTCCTGAAAGCATTGCATCAGTTTACTCAGATGCTTTTGTGATTCCATTGGGCACTTCTGCAACTAATTCTGGTCCAATGCACAATCCACCTTTTCATAATGAGGTCGAATTAGAAAAGTCTGTGCCTGTTACTTTATGCCAGGAGGAATTTGGGTTGCAGCATCCTGTAAAGGAAGCTCCACCACCTGCACCTAATTTGCAAGCTTCGGACATTACTGCAACTAACTCTGGTCCAAATCACCGACAACCTTTCCATAATGAGTTGCAGTTTGAAAAGTCTGTGCCTGTTACTTTATCCCAGCAGCATATTGGGTTGCAGCAACCTGGAATGGAAAATCCTCTGCCTGCACTTTATATGCACCCTCTGATTGATCCTTTCCCAGAAGTTATGAACAATGCAGATTTTTTTCGGCTGCCTCGTCAGATGGGGTTCTCAAATCCTGAGCTTTTCAGCAAGACTGGGTCCATATACTCGCAGCATCAATTACATGAAAATACTCATGGTCTTGTGTCCCATCAAGTGGTCCCTGCTGTGCAAATGACAATGGCTCAGTCATCTTCTCATGCAGGTGTACATTCAAATGCTATTCAACCACAACTATTGCTGCAGATGCAGCAAAATGTCTTGGATAAACATAGTGATGGAAATACATCAGGTGTAAGGATTTTTCAGCTTCCTGCTGAACACAGGTACGGTGCATACCCAGGTCAAGTCCCTTCTGTCATAGTTGGAGGTAGTTACAGCTGGGTTCGGGCTCCTCCACCAGAGCATGTTGTTTTCCCTAATGTATTATTACCCCAACAAACATTAGTGAATCCCGAAAAAACCCAAAGATCAGCGGATTGTTATATGTGTCAGAAAAAGCTACCCTATGCACATTCACATAATATTTGTGCAGGTCTGGTTCCTGATTCAAACCCAAGTTACCATAATCTCCCTATGAATGACAATTCAAAAGCGCAGGCAACAAATAAAGTTGTAGTAACTACAGCAACACCAGAAGGCATGGTTGAGCAAGTAGTTGGGACCAGACCCATGATTGTTAGCAAGTCTGAGCTTGGAGCAGTGCATTATAAAGAAGCAACTGTGCTGTCCTGTAATCTTGGGTCAGAGCCTGAAGGTGAGAGGTATTTCTCACAGAAGCCAGACAATTTGGATCACCAGAATATAATTGTCAAGGAAACAATTGTAGGAGCTGGTGAAAAACAGTTACTAAATGCTGGTCCCACAGGAACAGCACCACTGCCTTATCTAGATGATGTTGTCTGTCAACATGTGATTCCAGTTGAAAACTGGGCTAAAGAAGATGTAATTGTTAATAAACCTATTACTGCTGATATGCCTTTAGTTGGTTGCGCATCTGTTGAAACTTCTCAGTGTACAGTTCAAGAATCTGCAAAAGGTTATACCAATGAACTCACTAGCGTTGTTTCAAAAGCAGATATTGTGGAGAATTGGATTGCAAAGGACCATCTCAAACCTGTTGATTTAAGGGTGGAAGCCCTCAAGATAATCAATCCTGAAAGTTATGCAGACAAACCTGAAGTTCATGCAAGTTATGATAAAGTAGATCACAGTACTCAGTGTTCTGTAGAGAAGAAAGGGGCTTTGGATAACAACCTTAGTAGATCAAGGTTGGATGTCGACACAAATCAAATTAATACGATGGATGTACTTCCTAGTTTTATTATGGAAGTTCCGTATAGTAATAATTCCAGGCCAGCGGATTATAATGAGGTTGCCCAACCCCATGTTCCGGGCATTCCTGATTCAAATCCTCAATCGAAAGAAGGTAATCACAAGGGTGATGTATTCTCATCTTCGACTTCACCATCTGTCAGGTTTGGAGATGCACAGGATTCTTCAAACTCACTTTTTAGCAATCAGGATCCATGGAATATACACGGCTCGTACTTTCCACCACCTAGACCTAAAAAAATTGCATTAGAGAAAGAACATTATTCTTATAAGGACCAGTTTGGTGAGAATCCAGGCAACAGTGCTGAACAGAATGTAGCAGCTCCATTGGATAATGGCCTGGCATTCAAACAGAATTTAACTTTGGAAGATGCTCGATCTGCCAAGG GATCATCCCAGGACCAACAGCTTCAAGCAGTTGCTGAAGGCGTAGCTGCTTCTGTTCTGCACTCAAGCATTCCTTCAAATCCTGAATTGCATGCCAGAGATGTTTCCTTTCTTAGAGAGATAGAGGATGGATATGTTCAAAATAGTGAAATAGATGTACAGTGTAATAGTACAGCACAG GATGTAGAGAGCAAGCTTCCAGAGAAGGCAAATTTTGGTTTTCCAATTACAGATCTTGGAGCATTGCAG GTTATAAAGAATTGTGACCTTGAAGAGCTAGTAGAATTGGGCTCTGGGACCTTTGGTACCGTATATCATGGAAAATGGAGGGGCACGGATGTTGCAATAAAGCGGATTAATGATCGGTGTTTCGCTGGAAAGCCTTCAGAGGAAGAGCGTTTG AGAGCTGACTTTTGGAATGAAGCAATCAAGCTAGCTGACTTGCACCATCCAAATGTGGTAGCTTTTTATGGTGTTGTGCTTGATGGTCCAGGAGGTTCTGTTGCTACAGTAACTGAATATATGGTTAATGGCTCTCTTAGAAATGCCTTGCAGAAGAATGAGAG GAATCTTGACAAGCGCAAACGTCTTTTGATTGCTATGGACGTAGCTTTTGGTATGGAATACCTACACGGGAAAAACATAGTACACTTCGACTTGAAAAGTGACAACTTACTTGTGAATCTGCGAGATCCACACCGCCCAATATGCAAG GTAATGGTTAGTGAG GTTGGTGACCTTGGTCTATCAAAAGTGAAATGTCAGACCCTGATATCTGGGGGTGTGAGAGGAACTCTACCCTGGATGGCCCCAGAACTCTTGAATGGAAGTAACAGCCTTGTCTCAGAGAAG GTTGATGTGTTTTCATTTGGTATTGTCCTGTGGGAACTTCTCACTGGAGAAGAGCCATATGCTGACTTGCACTATGGAGCTATCATAG GGGGTATTGTGAGCAACACTTTAAGGCCTCCAGTTCCAGAAACCTGTGATCCGGAATGGCGATTACTGATGGAGCGGTGCTGGTCATCTGAGACATCAGAAAGACCAACCTTCACTGAGGTTGCCAATGAATTACGCCAGATGGCAGCCAAGGTCTCCCCCAAAGGACAAAATCAATAG
- the LOC112790664 gene encoding RAF-like serine/threonine-protein kinase PRAF isoform X2 yields MAFDQTSVPCDLRSLNVTRAVAEEPLVPPASKPLQTAEYFPPNSVWDHVSSGAVPLVYPASVSDAGLVRIAYGNVTSAIASPTWCVRPAVPVHPSVNPAVGLNYGSGFTNRFMRANAVDLSGSVVVASHGYPINLGNSVSGNGFDNALPGSSRVVGNAVQQIGGAVVPGGIGFGSFLRTDQGSNEGMNDSVSGQKMKLLCSYGGKILPRPCDGKLRYVGGQTRIISVRRGTSFNELAQKMTDTYGQPVVIKYQLPDEDLDALVSVSCPEDLDNMMEEYEKLIERSPDGSAKLRVFLFSASELDPSGVVQFVDLQDNGQKYVEAVNGIIDGISGKLTRKESITSAASTQNSDLSVIEALDGSIAGQADVSQVPSSGMPAGNGTASQDSTSNMKVPESIASVYSDAFVIPLGTSATNSGPMHNPPFHNEVELEKSVPVTLCQEEFGLQHPVKEAPPPAPNLQASDITATNSGPNHRQPFHNELQFEKSVPVTLSQQHIGLQQPGMENPLPALYMHPLIDPFPEVMNNADFFRLPRQMGFSNPELFSKTGSIYSQHQLHENTHGLVSHQVVPAVQMTMAQSSSHAGVHSNAIQPQLLLQMQQNVLDKHSDGNTSGVRIFQLPAEHRYGAYPGQVPSVIVGGSYSWVRAPPPEHVVFPNVLLPQQTLVNPEKTQRSADCYMCQKKLPYAHSHNICAGLVPDSNPSYHNLPMNDNSKAQATNKVVVTTATPEGMVEQVVGTRPMIVSKSELGAVHYKEATVLSCNLGSEPEGERYFSQKPDNLDHQNIIVKETIVGAGEKQLLNAGPTGTAPLPYLDDVVCQHVIPVENWAKEDVIVNKPITADMPLVGCASVETSQCTVQESAKGYTNELTSVVSKADIVENWIAKDHLKPVDLRVEALKIINPESYADKPEVHASYDKVDHSTQCSVEKKGALDNNLSRSRLDVDTNQINTMDVLPSFIMEVPYSNNSRPADYNEVAQPHVPGIPDSNPQSKEGNHKGDVFSSSTSPSVRFGDAQDSSNSLFSNQDPWNIHGSYFPPPRPKKIALEKEHYSYKDQFGENPGNSAEQNVAAPLDNGLAFKQNLTLEDARSAKGSSQDQQLQAVAEGVAASVLHSSIPSNPELHARDVSFLREIEDGYVQNSEIDVQCNSTAQDVESKLPEKANFGFPITDLGALQVIKNCDLEELVELGSGTFGTVYHGKWRGTDVAIKRINDRCFAGKPSEEERLRADFWNEAIKLADLHHPNVVAFYGVVLDGPGGSVATVTEYMVNGSLRNALQKNERNLDKRKRLLIAMDVAFGMEYLHGKNIVHFDLKSDNLLVNLRDPHRPICKVGDLGLSKVKCQTLISGGVRGTLPWMAPELLNGSNSLVSEKVDVFSFGIVLWELLTGEEPYADLHYGAIIGGIVSNTLRPPVPETCDPEWRLLMERCWSSETSERPTFTEVANELRQMAAKVSPKGQNQ; encoded by the exons ATGGCATTTGATCAAACCTCTGTTCCCTGCGATCTAAGATCACTAAATGTTACTCGAGCTGTCGCCGAAGAGCCACTCGTTCCTCCTGCTAGTAAACCGCTTCAAACTGCagaatatttccctccaaattcgGTTTGGGACCATGTTAGCTCTGGTGCGGTGCCGCTTGTCTACCCTGCGTCTGTCTCTGATGCTGGTTTGGTTAGAATAGCGTACGGAAATGTAACTTCGGCTATTGCTTCTCCTACCTGGTGTGTTCGTCCTGCTGTTCCGGTTCACCCCAGTGTAAACCCCGCTGTTGGGCTTAATTATGGTTCAGGTTTTACCAATCGGTTCATGAGAGCCAATGCCGTTGATCTTTCGGGTAGTGTGGTTGTGGCTTCCCATGGATATCCTATTAATTTGGGAAATTCGGTTTCTGGTAATGGCTTTGATAATGCCCTTCCTGGCAGCAGCAGGGTGGTTGGAAATGCTGTTCAACAGATAGGTGGTGCTGTTGTACCAGGCGGGATTGGTTTTGGTTCCTTTCTCAGAACTGATCAAGGCAGTAACGAGGGCATGAATGACTCAGTATCTGGACAAAAAATGAAGCTATTGTGCAGCTATGGTGGTAAGATTTTGCCTAGACCCTGTGATGGAAAATTGAGGTATGTTGGGGGGCAAACAAGGATCATTAGTGTTAGGAGAGGCACGAGCTTCAATGAATTGGCACAAAAGATGACTGATACATATGGGCAGCCTGTGGTTATCAAGTATCAGCTCCCTGATGAGGATCTTGATGCATTGGTTTCGGTTTCCTGCCCTGAGGATCTTGATAATATGATGGAGGAGTATGAAAAATTGATTGAAAGGTCTCCTGATGGCTCTGCTAAATTAAGGGTCTTTCTGTTTTCTGCTTCAGAACTTGATCCTTCTGGTGTGGTGCAGTTTGTAGACTTACAGGATAATGGGCAAAAATACGTTGAAGCTGTGAATGGAATAATAGATGGGATTAGTGGTAAACTGACAAGGAAAGAGAGTATTACAAGTGCAGCTTCCACCCAGAATTCTGATTTGAGTGTGATAGAAGCTCTTGATGGCTCGATTGCTGGTCAAGCCGATGTCAGTCAAGTGCCTTCATCTGGCATGCCTGCGGGAAATGGAACTGCTTCTCAGGATTCTACTTCAAACATGAAGGTTCCTGAAAGCATTGCATCAGTTTACTCAGATGCTTTTGTGATTCCATTGGGCACTTCTGCAACTAATTCTGGTCCAATGCACAATCCACCTTTTCATAATGAGGTCGAATTAGAAAAGTCTGTGCCTGTTACTTTATGCCAGGAGGAATTTGGGTTGCAGCATCCTGTAAAGGAAGCTCCACCACCTGCACCTAATTTGCAAGCTTCGGACATTACTGCAACTAACTCTGGTCCAAATCACCGACAACCTTTCCATAATGAGTTGCAGTTTGAAAAGTCTGTGCCTGTTACTTTATCCCAGCAGCATATTGGGTTGCAGCAACCTGGAATGGAAAATCCTCTGCCTGCACTTTATATGCACCCTCTGATTGATCCTTTCCCAGAAGTTATGAACAATGCAGATTTTTTTCGGCTGCCTCGTCAGATGGGGTTCTCAAATCCTGAGCTTTTCAGCAAGACTGGGTCCATATACTCGCAGCATCAATTACATGAAAATACTCATGGTCTTGTGTCCCATCAAGTGGTCCCTGCTGTGCAAATGACAATGGCTCAGTCATCTTCTCATGCAGGTGTACATTCAAATGCTATTCAACCACAACTATTGCTGCAGATGCAGCAAAATGTCTTGGATAAACATAGTGATGGAAATACATCAGGTGTAAGGATTTTTCAGCTTCCTGCTGAACACAGGTACGGTGCATACCCAGGTCAAGTCCCTTCTGTCATAGTTGGAGGTAGTTACAGCTGGGTTCGGGCTCCTCCACCAGAGCATGTTGTTTTCCCTAATGTATTATTACCCCAACAAACATTAGTGAATCCCGAAAAAACCCAAAGATCAGCGGATTGTTATATGTGTCAGAAAAAGCTACCCTATGCACATTCACATAATATTTGTGCAGGTCTGGTTCCTGATTCAAACCCAAGTTACCATAATCTCCCTATGAATGACAATTCAAAAGCGCAGGCAACAAATAAAGTTGTAGTAACTACAGCAACACCAGAAGGCATGGTTGAGCAAGTAGTTGGGACCAGACCCATGATTGTTAGCAAGTCTGAGCTTGGAGCAGTGCATTATAAAGAAGCAACTGTGCTGTCCTGTAATCTTGGGTCAGAGCCTGAAGGTGAGAGGTATTTCTCACAGAAGCCAGACAATTTGGATCACCAGAATATAATTGTCAAGGAAACAATTGTAGGAGCTGGTGAAAAACAGTTACTAAATGCTGGTCCCACAGGAACAGCACCACTGCCTTATCTAGATGATGTTGTCTGTCAACATGTGATTCCAGTTGAAAACTGGGCTAAAGAAGATGTAATTGTTAATAAACCTATTACTGCTGATATGCCTTTAGTTGGTTGCGCATCTGTTGAAACTTCTCAGTGTACAGTTCAAGAATCTGCAAAAGGTTATACCAATGAACTCACTAGCGTTGTTTCAAAAGCAGATATTGTGGAGAATTGGATTGCAAAGGACCATCTCAAACCTGTTGATTTAAGGGTGGAAGCCCTCAAGATAATCAATCCTGAAAGTTATGCAGACAAACCTGAAGTTCATGCAAGTTATGATAAAGTAGATCACAGTACTCAGTGTTCTGTAGAGAAGAAAGGGGCTTTGGATAACAACCTTAGTAGATCAAGGTTGGATGTCGACACAAATCAAATTAATACGATGGATGTACTTCCTAGTTTTATTATGGAAGTTCCGTATAGTAATAATTCCAGGCCAGCGGATTATAATGAGGTTGCCCAACCCCATGTTCCGGGCATTCCTGATTCAAATCCTCAATCGAAAGAAGGTAATCACAAGGGTGATGTATTCTCATCTTCGACTTCACCATCTGTCAGGTTTGGAGATGCACAGGATTCTTCAAACTCACTTTTTAGCAATCAGGATCCATGGAATATACACGGCTCGTACTTTCCACCACCTAGACCTAAAAAAATTGCATTAGAGAAAGAACATTATTCTTATAAGGACCAGTTTGGTGAGAATCCAGGCAACAGTGCTGAACAGAATGTAGCAGCTCCATTGGATAATGGCCTGGCATTCAAACAGAATTTAACTTTGGAAGATGCTCGATCTGCCAAGG GATCATCCCAGGACCAACAGCTTCAAGCAGTTGCTGAAGGCGTAGCTGCTTCTGTTCTGCACTCAAGCATTCCTTCAAATCCTGAATTGCATGCCAGAGATGTTTCCTTTCTTAGAGAGATAGAGGATGGATATGTTCAAAATAGTGAAATAGATGTACAGTGTAATAGTACAGCACAG GATGTAGAGAGCAAGCTTCCAGAGAAGGCAAATTTTGGTTTTCCAATTACAGATCTTGGAGCATTGCAG GTTATAAAGAATTGTGACCTTGAAGAGCTAGTAGAATTGGGCTCTGGGACCTTTGGTACCGTATATCATGGAAAATGGAGGGGCACGGATGTTGCAATAAAGCGGATTAATGATCGGTGTTTCGCTGGAAAGCCTTCAGAGGAAGAGCGTTTG AGAGCTGACTTTTGGAATGAAGCAATCAAGCTAGCTGACTTGCACCATCCAAATGTGGTAGCTTTTTATGGTGTTGTGCTTGATGGTCCAGGAGGTTCTGTTGCTACAGTAACTGAATATATGGTTAATGGCTCTCTTAGAAATGCCTTGCAGAAGAATGAGAG GAATCTTGACAAGCGCAAACGTCTTTTGATTGCTATGGACGTAGCTTTTGGTATGGAATACCTACACGGGAAAAACATAGTACACTTCGACTTGAAAAGTGACAACTTACTTGTGAATCTGCGAGATCCACACCGCCCAATATGCAAG GTTGGTGACCTTGGTCTATCAAAAGTGAAATGTCAGACCCTGATATCTGGGGGTGTGAGAGGAACTCTACCCTGGATGGCCCCAGAACTCTTGAATGGAAGTAACAGCCTTGTCTCAGAGAAG GTTGATGTGTTTTCATTTGGTATTGTCCTGTGGGAACTTCTCACTGGAGAAGAGCCATATGCTGACTTGCACTATGGAGCTATCATAG GGGGTATTGTGAGCAACACTTTAAGGCCTCCAGTTCCAGAAACCTGTGATCCGGAATGGCGATTACTGATGGAGCGGTGCTGGTCATCTGAGACATCAGAAAGACCAACCTTCACTGAGGTTGCCAATGAATTACGCCAGATGGCAGCCAAGGTCTCCCCCAAAGGACAAAATCAATAG